A window of the Lepisosteus oculatus isolate fLepOcu1 chromosome 14, fLepOcu1.hap2, whole genome shotgun sequence genome harbors these coding sequences:
- the LOC138242770 gene encoding zinc finger protein ZFP2-like: MAEYLLNLPTQLDSFMQVLLKSIVYEVSEVFGNRMSDSENEFQDKLRNISQILVRRAVFKITQCVEDSVGSEMAQLKKENESLKWRLQLWEKESGAGGDQGLTDHVGYTLPCEVTAEIKEEMDMKRLSEQDMEPHLIDPAEQQTDVPGEENSTESQQTEKSQYRKEQQQLLQGLIIIRPCSVQVERLSLHSLKQSYDPLVSDDFTHKFNNLVTEKIVESFNELESMSVLGQREEQLNELDGFSLGELEKEPQMISHSHHLKRHQRIHTGERPFSCSQCGKSFSRSGDLKTHQHIHTGERPFSCSQCGKSFSRSGDLKTHQHIHTGERPFSCSQCGKSFNHSSTLRAHQRTHTGDRPFKCSQCGKSFNHSSNLRAHQRTHTGERPFSCSHCGRSFSLKSHLQSHQRIHTGERPFSCSQCGKSFSRSNNLITHQRIHTGERPFSCSQCGKSFSQSSSLIAHQRIHTGERPFRCSQCGKKFSLKSHLQSHQRIHTGERPFRCSQCGKHFSLKSHLQSHQRIHTGERPFSCSQCGKSFSRSSILITHQHIHTGERPLSYSQCGKSFTQSGDLKTPI; encoded by the exons ATGGCGGAGTACTTGTTAAATCTGCCAACCCAGCTTGACTCTTTCATGCaggttttgctcaaatcgatcGTGTATGAAGTGTCGGAAGTTTTTGGGAACAGGATGTCTGACTCCGAGAAcgagtttcaagacaaactccgcAATATCTCCCAGATCCTGGTGAGACGTGccgtgtttaaaatcacacagtgtgtggaggacagtgtcgggagtgaaatggcgcaactgaagaaggaaaacgagagcctgaagtggagattgcagctgtgggagaaggagtcgggagctggaggagatcagGGACTGACAGATCATGTTGGATACACGCTTCCCTGTGaagtcactgcagaaataaaagaagaaatggacatGAAACGGTTgtcag agcaggacatgGAGCCCCATTTGATTgaccctgcagagcagcagactgatgtacctggtgaagagaacagTACTGAGTCACAGCAGACTGAGAAGAGTCAGTACAGGaaggagcaacagcagctcctacagggcttgataataattaggccttgttctgttcaagtggagagactgtcattgcacagtctcaaacaatcataTGATCCCTTAGTATCTGATGACTTTACACACAAGTTTAATAATCTGGTTACTGAGAAAattgttgaaagttttaatgaactggagagtatgtctgttcttgggcaaagagaggaacaactgaatgaactggATGGTTTTAGTCTCGGAGAACTGGAGAAGGAGCCCCAGATGATTAGTCACTCACACCACTTAAAACGAcatcagcgcattcacacaggagagagaccattcagctgcagtcagtgtgggaagagttttagtcggtcaggtgacttaaaaacccaccagcacattcacacaggagagagaccattcagctgcagtcagtgtgggaagagttttagtcggtcaggtgacttaaaaacccaccagcacattcacacaggagagagaccatttagctgcagtcagtgtgggaagagttttaatcATTCAAGTACCTTAAGAGCCCACCAACGGACTCACACAGGAGATAGACCATTCaagtgcagtcagtgtgggaagagttttaatcATTCAAGTAACTTAAGAGCCCACCAGCGgactcacacaggagagagaccattcagctgcagtcactgTGGGAGAAGTTTTAGTCTGAAAAGCCACTTACAatcacaccagcgcattcacacaggagagagaccattcagctgcagtcagtgtgggaagagttttagtcggtcaaataacttaataacccaccagcgcattcacacaggagagagaccgttcagctgcagtcagtgtgggaagagttttagtcagtcaagtagcttaatagcccaccagcgcattcacacaggagagagaccattcaggtgtagtcagtgtgggaagaagTTTAGTCTGAAAAGCCACTTACAatcacaccagcgcattcacacaggagaaagACCATTCaggtgcagtcagtgtgggaagcaTTTTAGTTTGAAAAGCCACTTACAatcacaccagcgcattcacacaggagagagaccattcagctgtagtcagtgtgggaagagttttagtcggtcaagtatcttaataacccaccagcacattcacacaggagagagaccattgagctacagtcagtgtgggaagagttttacccagtcaggtgacttaaaaacacCAATTTAA